Proteins from a single region of Granulicella tundricola MP5ACTX9:
- a CDS encoding DoxX family protein, with translation MKTSKRLTVAFWIVTVLFCLEMSFTAYYELLVLPQAAHAFTRLGFPTDSFRVELSWAKIVGVLALLIPAAPPRLKEWAYAGFAINLISALIAHISIHDRTAAFIPSSITAVLWTFSYISWRRLETERGSTR, from the coding sequence ATGAAGACTTCGAAGCGCCTGACCGTTGCGTTCTGGATCGTCACTGTACTCTTTTGCCTGGAGATGAGTTTTACCGCTTACTACGAGCTTCTCGTTCTTCCGCAGGCCGCGCATGCGTTCACCCGTCTCGGTTTCCCGACCGACTCCTTCCGGGTGGAGCTCTCATGGGCAAAAATTGTGGGCGTCCTGGCCCTGCTGATCCCCGCCGCGCCACCGCGTCTCAAAGAGTGGGCCTACGCCGGCTTTGCAATCAACCTCATCTCGGCGCTGATTGCACACATCTCAATCCACGATCGCACCGCCGCCTTCATACCTTCCAGCATCACTGCTGTGCTATGGACGTTCTCTTACATCTCCTGGAGGCGGTTGGAGACAGAGCGGGGCTCAACTCGCTGA
- a CDS encoding efflux RND transporter permease subunit: protein MTNSPAPKESFWLTTAAKPIFFFLAVLTLAGVYAAFQVPISVFPDTNFPRVVIGVDNGVMPVEQMQVTITKPIEDAVNSVPGLQTVRSTTSRGSAEVSLFFDWNVDMFQTLQLTDAALSKIQSELPATAKITTNRLTFATFPIVAYALTADDRGPDTISRTALWQIATYQLKPPLNRVLGVSTVVVQGGQVPEFHIVPDPARLQAAGVTVLDIVNAVQASNIIDSPGLYEADHQLILGLVGAQAHDAETLGHLIVKTSASGNPIRISDIATLGPATLPVYTRVAADSHPAVLLNITRQPSSNTVAVATAVAAQVAALSKTLPPGVHLTPFYDQSELVHESIASVRDAILIGLVLACVILFLFLRDWSSSLVAGLVIPVTVAITILFLWIIGQSFNLMTLGGLAAAIGLVIDDAIVVVENIVVHRDSGQSRTEAVRLALREITIPLIGSTITPVVVFLPLIGVTGVTGSFFRALAVTMTVALLTSLMLALSFTPALSLSLLRQAEPGTGAKPHAEEHGPFMRRVLALHGTALNWTIQRSWALILIAAVLLVSGYLAYGHLGSNLLPAMEEGAFVVDYIMPAGSSLAATTAVLDQVDHILHADPDVLITTRRTGLQLGLAAVTEANTGDISVRLKPGHTRGFDEITADLRAKIKEQAPQLDVEFVQVLEDMIGDLSNSPEPIQIKLFSTDTALLHDLAPKVQAAIAAIPGVVDTQNGIDNTLSGPATNFQVDPSVAARLGFTPQEIAEDATSLLDGLPTNEPMIIAGRPYTIRVRMADEHRASLDAIQNTVFNSSTGHTATLGSMAQITELPPQNEIRRENLVQVDLVSGRLEGSDLGGAMVKVKAAVAALNLPATVRVEFGGTYQEQQKSFSDLARVLLLALALVFGVLLAEFRNLSAPFAILTSSVLSIAGVLLALLITHTDFNVASFMGLIMVIGIVAKNGILLLDADERARAEGASARDAMVHAAQRRLRPIVMTAVAAMCGMLPLALALGSGSQMLQPLAIAVIGGLLLSVLLSLIVTPALYYQLTRHHGE from the coding sequence ATGACCAACTCCCCTGCACCGAAAGAATCCTTCTGGCTCACCACCGCCGCCAAGCCCATCTTCTTCTTCCTCGCCGTCCTCACCCTCGCAGGCGTCTACGCAGCCTTCCAGGTCCCCATCTCCGTCTTCCCGGACACCAACTTCCCCCGCGTCGTCATCGGCGTAGACAACGGCGTCATGCCGGTCGAGCAGATGCAGGTCACCATCACCAAGCCCATTGAAGACGCAGTCAACAGCGTCCCAGGCCTGCAGACCGTACGCAGCACCACCAGCCGAGGCTCCGCCGAAGTAAGTCTCTTCTTCGACTGGAACGTAGACATGTTCCAGACCCTCCAGCTCACAGACGCAGCCCTCTCCAAGATCCAGTCAGAGCTCCCCGCCACCGCGAAGATCACCACAAATCGCCTCACCTTCGCCACATTTCCCATAGTCGCCTACGCCCTCACCGCAGACGATCGTGGTCCCGACACCATCTCCCGGACGGCTCTCTGGCAGATCGCCACCTATCAGCTCAAGCCGCCCCTCAACCGTGTCCTCGGCGTCAGTACCGTCGTCGTCCAGGGCGGCCAAGTCCCAGAGTTCCACATCGTCCCCGACCCCGCCAGGCTCCAGGCCGCCGGCGTCACCGTCCTCGACATCGTCAATGCCGTCCAGGCCTCCAACATCATCGACTCCCCCGGTCTCTACGAAGCCGACCACCAGCTCATCCTTGGCCTCGTCGGAGCCCAGGCTCACGACGCCGAAACCCTCGGCCATCTCATCGTTAAAACCTCCGCCTCCGGCAATCCCATCCGCATCTCTGACATCGCCACCCTCGGCCCCGCCACCCTCCCCGTCTACACCCGCGTCGCCGCCGACTCGCACCCCGCCGTCCTCCTCAATATCACCCGCCAGCCCTCCAGCAACACCGTAGCCGTAGCCACCGCGGTCGCCGCGCAGGTCGCAGCCCTCAGCAAGACCCTCCCGCCCGGTGTCCACCTCACCCCCTTCTACGACCAGTCAGAGCTCGTCCATGAAAGCATCGCCAGCGTTCGAGACGCCATCCTCATCGGCCTCGTTCTCGCCTGCGTCATCCTCTTCCTCTTCCTTCGTGATTGGTCCTCGTCCCTCGTCGCCGGCCTCGTCATCCCCGTTACCGTCGCCATCACCATCCTCTTCCTCTGGATCATCGGGCAGAGCTTCAACCTCATGACCCTCGGCGGCCTCGCCGCGGCCATCGGCCTCGTCATCGACGACGCAATCGTCGTCGTTGAAAACATAGTCGTCCACCGGGACTCAGGCCAATCCCGCACGGAGGCCGTCCGCCTCGCACTCCGCGAGATCACCATCCCCCTTATCGGCTCCACCATTACCCCCGTGGTCGTCTTCCTCCCGCTCATCGGCGTCACAGGCGTCACAGGCAGCTTCTTCCGCGCACTCGCCGTCACCATGACCGTCGCCCTCCTGACGTCGCTCATGCTAGCCCTCAGCTTCACCCCCGCCCTATCCCTTTCCCTGCTCCGTCAAGCAGAGCCTGGCACCGGAGCCAAGCCCCACGCAGAAGAACACGGCCCCTTCATGCGCCGCGTCCTCGCCCTCCACGGCACCGCCCTCAACTGGACCATCCAGCGTTCCTGGGCCCTCATCCTCATCGCCGCTGTCCTTCTTGTCTCCGGCTATCTCGCCTACGGCCACCTCGGCTCCAACCTCCTTCCCGCCATGGAAGAAGGCGCATTCGTCGTCGACTACATCATGCCCGCCGGCTCCTCCCTCGCCGCCACCACCGCCGTCCTCGACCAGGTCGACCACATCCTCCACGCCGACCCCGACGTCCTCATCACCACCCGCCGCACCGGCCTCCAGCTAGGCCTCGCCGCCGTCACCGAAGCCAACACCGGCGATATCTCCGTCCGCCTCAAACCCGGTCACACCCGCGGCTTTGACGAGATCACCGCCGACCTCCGCGCCAAAATCAAGGAACAGGCCCCACAGCTCGACGTCGAATTCGTCCAGGTCCTCGAAGACATGATCGGCGATCTTTCCAACTCACCCGAGCCCATCCAGATCAAGCTCTTCTCCACCGACACCGCCCTCCTCCACGACCTCGCCCCCAAAGTCCAGGCCGCCATCGCCGCCATCCCCGGCGTTGTCGACACCCAGAACGGCATCGACAACACCCTCAGCGGCCCCGCCACTAACTTCCAGGTCGATCCCTCCGTCGCCGCCCGCCTCGGCTTCACCCCCCAGGAGATCGCGGAAGACGCCACCTCCCTGCTTGACGGCCTCCCCACCAACGAGCCCATGATCATCGCCGGCCGCCCTTACACCATCCGCGTCCGCATGGCAGACGAGCATCGTGCCTCCCTCGACGCCATCCAGAACACAGTCTTCAACTCCTCCACCGGCCACACCGCCACCCTCGGCTCCATGGCCCAGATCACAGAGCTCCCCCCGCAGAACGAGATCCGTCGTGAAAACCTCGTTCAGGTCGATCTCGTCAGCGGCCGCCTGGAGGGCTCAGACCTCGGCGGTGCCATGGTCAAGGTCAAAGCCGCCGTCGCCGCCCTCAACCTCCCCGCCACCGTCCGTGTCGAGTTCGGCGGAACCTACCAGGAGCAGCAGAAGTCCTTCTCCGACCTCGCCCGCGTCCTCCTGCTCGCGCTCGCCCTCGTCTTCGGTGTCCTCCTCGCCGAGTTCCGCAACCTCTCCGCCCCCTTCGCCATCCTTACCAGCTCTGTCCTCTCCATCGCCGGCGTTCTCTTAGCTCTGCTCATCACTCACACGGACTTCAACGTAGCCAGCTTCATGGGTCTCATCATGGTGATCGGAATCGTCGCCAAAAACGGCATCCTGCTCCTCGACGCAGACGAGCGCGCCCGCGCTGAAGGTGCCTCCGCTCGCGACGCGATGGTCCACGCCGCCCAGCGCCGCCTCCGCCCCATCGTCATGACCGCTGTAGCCGCCATGTGTGGCATGTTGCCCCTTGCATTAGCCTTAGGCTCCGGCTCCCAGATGCTTCAACCCCTCGCCATCGCCGTCATCGGAGGCCTGCTTCTGTCCGTCCTCCTAAGCCTCATCGTCACCCCGGCTCTCTACTACCAACTCACCCGCCATCACGGCGAATAG
- a CDS encoding tetratricopeptide repeat protein, with protein MSAPGELFEEGLNHHRAGRLDEAEKLYRLALETDANHADSLHLLGMISLEAGRLGESAEMIRRAIVLNPGAASYYANLGNVLQRQGLVREAAESYLQALRIRSDLAEVHVNLGNVFLEAEQLEQAVTWYRSGLTLNPAMAGAERCMGDALRRLGRLEEALEAYERSLRLEPGSADAWHWAGKVLRELGDLEGALRCFRAAQAIEPKHPRAGFGEAMVLLLMRQFGVGWAKYEGRWESLDHGTPMREYAWPVWCGERLESGKVLLWPEQGVGDEIMFAGMLRDAVETGNQVVLACDARLQGLMERSFPEVEVVADGVGVPEGIGAQLPIGSLPGLFRASAGAFEGVRGGYLVADPERRRVLRERYGDERRVVGVAWRSINVHTGVGRSIELEVLAGLFEQARVRWVCLQYGEVEELVAEAVAAGVELVMDDGVDQIVDLDGFAAQVAAMDLVVTIDNTTAHLAGALGVPVWLLLPFGPDWRWGAEGSGSVWYPGMRVFRQTRRGDWGSVVAEVAEALRVLLG; from the coding sequence ATGAGTGCGCCGGGGGAGTTGTTCGAAGAGGGTCTGAACCATCACCGAGCAGGGCGGCTGGATGAGGCTGAGAAGCTGTACCGGCTGGCGCTGGAGACGGATGCGAATCATGCGGACAGCCTGCATCTGCTGGGGATGATCTCGCTTGAAGCAGGGCGGCTGGGTGAGTCTGCTGAGATGATTCGGCGGGCGATTGTGCTTAATCCTGGTGCTGCTTCGTACTACGCGAACCTGGGAAATGTGCTGCAGAGGCAGGGGCTGGTACGGGAGGCGGCAGAGAGCTACCTACAGGCGCTGAGGATTCGGTCGGACCTGGCTGAGGTCCATGTCAATTTGGGGAATGTGTTTCTGGAGGCGGAGCAACTGGAGCAGGCAGTGACCTGGTACAGGAGCGGGCTGACCCTAAATCCGGCGATGGCTGGGGCCGAACGTTGCATGGGGGATGCGCTGCGGCGGCTGGGACGGCTGGAGGAAGCACTGGAGGCATATGAACGGTCGCTGAGGCTGGAGCCGGGGAGTGCGGATGCCTGGCATTGGGCTGGTAAGGTGCTGCGGGAGTTGGGGGATCTTGAGGGGGCGCTGCGATGCTTCAGAGCGGCGCAGGCGATTGAGCCGAAGCATCCACGGGCGGGTTTTGGTGAGGCTATGGTGTTGCTGCTGATGAGGCAATTTGGGGTGGGGTGGGCTAAGTACGAGGGGCGGTGGGAGTCGCTGGATCATGGGACTCCGATGCGGGAGTATGCGTGGCCGGTGTGGTGCGGAGAACGGTTGGAGTCGGGGAAGGTGCTGCTTTGGCCTGAGCAGGGGGTGGGGGACGAGATCATGTTTGCAGGGATGCTGCGGGATGCTGTGGAGACGGGGAATCAGGTTGTGCTGGCTTGCGATGCGCGGCTACAGGGGTTGATGGAGAGGTCGTTTCCGGAGGTTGAGGTGGTGGCGGATGGGGTGGGGGTGCCTGAGGGGATTGGAGCGCAACTGCCGATCGGGAGCCTGCCTGGGTTGTTTCGGGCGAGTGCTGGGGCGTTTGAGGGGGTGCGGGGTGGGTATCTGGTGGCTGATCCTGAGAGGCGGCGGGTGCTGCGGGAGAGGTACGGAGATGAGCGGCGTGTGGTGGGGGTGGCTTGGCGCTCGATCAATGTTCATACGGGGGTGGGGCGGTCGATTGAGTTGGAGGTGCTGGCGGGTTTGTTTGAACAGGCTCGGGTGCGGTGGGTCTGTTTGCAGTATGGAGAGGTCGAGGAGTTGGTGGCGGAGGCTGTGGCGGCGGGGGTTGAGCTGGTGATGGATGATGGGGTGGATCAGATAGTGGATCTTGATGGGTTTGCGGCGCAGGTGGCGGCTATGGATCTGGTCGTGACGATCGATAACACTACGGCGCATCTGGCGGGGGCGCTGGGGGTGCCGGTATGGCTGCTGCTGCCGTTTGGGCCGGATTGGCGATGGGGGGCTGAGGGGAGCGGGAGTGTCTGGTATCCGGGGATGCGGGTGTTTCGGCAGACGCGGCGGGGGGATTGGGGGTCGGTGGTGGCGGAGGTTGCGGAGGCGCTGCGGGTGCTTCTTGGGTGA
- the fdhF gene encoding formate dehydrogenase subunit alpha gives MPHVVVNSPEQVKVVVDGREVEARVGELVLTAVLRDKEIPHVCYHSELMGPIQSCDTCMVEVNGELVRACGHKVAAGMTIVTESKRATSARAEAFDVILGNHMLYCTVCDNNNENCTVHNTAVAMKVEHQEHPFKPKPYDVDMSNPFYRYDPSQCILCGRCVQACQTVQVNETLTIGWELDQPRVLWDGGMQIGGSSCVSCGHCITVCPCNALMEKSMLGEAGYLTSLPAKALDKMIDVIKAIEPELGYGAVMEVSQTEAKMREERIKQTKTVCTYCGVGCSYDVWTKDRKILKIEPAHGDANAISTCVKGKFGWDYVNHKDRLQKPLIREGNGFREASWEEALTLVAKKLGEAKEQHGPDSIGVIVSSKATNEDGYLMQKLARAVIGTNNVDNCSRYCQSPATMGLFRTVGYGGDSGSIEDIAASKLVLVIGSNTTESHPVLATRVKRAHKLHGQRLVVADPREHEIAERADIHFRPKPGTDLVWLCAMSKYMFDQGYEKKAFLAQWVNGIDAFRASLEPFTMEFAAATCELPMATLIEVAEEIAKADTMCVLWAMGITQHVMGSDSSTAISNLLLVTGNYMRPGCGAYPLRGHNNVQGAGDIGAMPNNYPGYQPVTDAAVREKFEAAWGTKLPPEKGMDNHQMVDAIYSGKMKAMYLAGEDMNSADSNANHVAGGFELLDFFVVQDIFFTETCRYADVVLPASPALEKDGTFTSTERRIQRLYQALPELGESRADWKITQDIANRMGAGWSYTHPSEMMAEMAALTPLYAGVSYERLEGYKTLQWPVAPDGTDQPILYLERFNFPDGKAKLHPLTYRTPMESPDAEFDLFLNNGRLLEHFHEGNMTHRVAGIQEETPERFLEVSPELAEERDIESGRWVRVTSRYGSLKIKVLVTARVQGKQVYLPLLSQEGPVNVLTGSHTDDATDTPAFKETAVKMLVLPERGSNPLKALNFRYSGKPTPQTGVEVERKWKRADYRMPGSAKLVQIQGMTAH, from the coding sequence ATGCCGCACGTTGTAGTGAACTCCCCGGAACAGGTCAAGGTTGTTGTGGATGGGCGTGAGGTTGAGGCTCGGGTGGGCGAGCTGGTTTTGACGGCTGTGCTGCGGGATAAAGAGATTCCGCATGTCTGCTATCACTCGGAGTTGATGGGACCGATTCAGAGCTGCGACACCTGCATGGTCGAGGTGAATGGGGAGTTGGTGCGGGCCTGCGGGCACAAGGTCGCGGCGGGGATGACGATCGTTACGGAGTCGAAGCGGGCGACGAGTGCGCGGGCTGAGGCGTTCGATGTGATTCTGGGCAATCACATGCTGTACTGCACGGTCTGCGATAACAACAACGAGAACTGCACGGTACACAATACGGCCGTCGCGATGAAGGTGGAGCACCAGGAGCATCCGTTCAAGCCGAAGCCATATGACGTCGATATGTCGAACCCGTTCTACCGGTATGACCCGAGTCAGTGCATTCTTTGCGGGCGGTGCGTGCAGGCTTGCCAGACGGTGCAGGTGAACGAGACGCTGACGATCGGGTGGGAGTTGGATCAACCGCGCGTGCTTTGGGATGGGGGGATGCAGATCGGTGGGTCGAGCTGCGTTTCCTGCGGGCATTGCATTACGGTCTGTCCGTGCAATGCGCTGATGGAGAAGTCGATGCTGGGCGAGGCGGGTTATCTGACGTCGCTGCCGGCGAAGGCGCTGGACAAGATGATCGATGTGATCAAGGCGATCGAGCCGGAGCTGGGGTATGGGGCGGTGATGGAGGTCTCGCAGACCGAGGCCAAGATGCGCGAGGAACGGATCAAGCAGACGAAGACGGTGTGCACGTACTGCGGGGTTGGGTGCTCCTATGATGTGTGGACGAAGGATCGGAAGATTCTGAAGATCGAGCCGGCGCATGGGGATGCGAATGCGATCTCGACGTGCGTGAAGGGCAAGTTTGGATGGGACTATGTGAACCATAAGGATCGGCTGCAGAAGCCGCTTATCCGCGAGGGGAATGGGTTCCGGGAGGCGTCGTGGGAGGAGGCGCTGACGCTGGTTGCGAAGAAGCTGGGCGAGGCGAAAGAGCAGCATGGGCCGGATTCGATTGGGGTGATCGTTTCGTCGAAGGCTACGAACGAGGATGGCTACCTGATGCAGAAGCTTGCACGGGCGGTGATCGGGACCAATAACGTGGATAACTGCTCGCGTTACTGCCAGAGCCCGGCGACGATGGGGCTGTTCCGGACGGTGGGGTATGGCGGGGATTCGGGGTCGATCGAGGATATTGCGGCTTCGAAGCTGGTGCTGGTGATCGGGAGCAACACGACGGAGAGCCATCCGGTGCTTGCGACGCGGGTGAAGCGGGCGCATAAGCTGCATGGGCAGAGGCTGGTCGTTGCCGATCCGCGAGAGCATGAGATTGCAGAGCGCGCGGATATTCACTTCAGGCCAAAGCCGGGAACGGACTTGGTCTGGCTGTGCGCGATGAGCAAGTACATGTTCGATCAGGGCTATGAGAAGAAGGCGTTCCTGGCGCAGTGGGTGAATGGGATCGATGCGTTCCGGGCGAGCCTGGAGCCTTTCACGATGGAGTTTGCGGCGGCTACGTGTGAGCTGCCGATGGCTACGTTGATCGAGGTGGCGGAGGAGATCGCGAAGGCAGACACGATGTGCGTGCTTTGGGCGATGGGGATTACGCAGCATGTGATGGGGTCGGATTCGTCGACTGCGATCAGCAATCTGCTGCTGGTGACGGGGAACTACATGCGGCCGGGGTGTGGGGCTTATCCACTGCGCGGGCATAACAACGTGCAGGGCGCGGGCGATATCGGTGCGATGCCGAACAACTATCCGGGGTACCAGCCGGTGACGGATGCTGCGGTGCGGGAGAAGTTCGAGGCCGCGTGGGGGACGAAGCTGCCGCCTGAGAAGGGCATGGACAACCACCAGATGGTGGACGCGATCTACTCGGGCAAGATGAAGGCGATGTATCTTGCGGGCGAGGATATGAACTCGGCCGACTCCAATGCGAATCATGTGGCGGGCGGGTTCGAGCTGCTGGACTTCTTCGTGGTGCAGGACATCTTCTTCACCGAGACCTGCCGGTATGCGGATGTGGTGCTGCCGGCTTCTCCGGCGCTTGAGAAAGACGGGACGTTTACCAGCACGGAGCGGCGGATTCAGCGGCTCTACCAGGCACTGCCGGAGCTCGGTGAGAGCCGGGCTGACTGGAAGATCACGCAGGACATTGCGAATCGCATGGGAGCTGGATGGAGCTATACGCATCCTTCCGAGATGATGGCGGAGATGGCTGCTTTGACGCCGCTGTACGCGGGGGTGAGCTATGAGCGGCTGGAAGGGTACAAGACACTGCAGTGGCCGGTGGCGCCGGATGGAACGGATCAGCCGATCCTGTATCTGGAGCGGTTCAACTTCCCGGATGGCAAGGCAAAGCTGCACCCGTTGACGTATCGCACGCCGATGGAGAGCCCGGATGCGGAGTTCGACCTGTTCCTCAACAATGGGCGCTTGCTGGAACACTTCCACGAAGGCAACATGACGCATCGCGTGGCTGGCATTCAGGAGGAGACGCCGGAACGGTTTCTGGAGGTTTCGCCGGAGCTTGCCGAGGAGCGGGATATCGAGTCCGGGCGGTGGGTGCGGGTGACGAGCCGGTATGGGTCGCTGAAGATCAAGGTACTGGTGACGGCTCGGGTACAGGGCAAACAGGTCTATTTGCCGCTGCTTTCACAGGAGGGGCCGGTAAATGTGCTGACCGGCTCGCACACCGACGATGCGACCGATACGCCTGCGTTCAAGGAGACGGCGGTGAAGATGCTGGTGCTTCCAGAGCGTGGAAGCAATCCTCTGAAGGCGCTCAACTTTAGGTATTCGGGCAAGCCTACGCCGCAGACGGGCGTAGAAGTGGAGCGGAAATGGAAGCGTGCCGACTACCGGATGCCGGGTTCGGCGAAGCTGGTGCAGATACAAGGGATGACCGCTCACTAA
- a CDS encoding FMN-binding negative transcriptional regulator yields MYTPKTNAEEDLPTLRKFVRDNPLCALVTGGAKGMVASHIPMVLHEEAGGFGVLRGHVARANPQWKEFAAGEEALGIFTGPQHYISASWYPEKLTHGREVPTWNYVAVHAYGPLRAVEDPAWLLEHLRTLTDENEVIAAVPWKVADAPTEFIAKLCGGIVGLEMQVVRVEGKWKVSQNRNERDAAGVMEGLDGLGTAEAKVMRELVEARRPLV; encoded by the coding sequence ATGTATACGCCGAAGACGAACGCTGAAGAGGATTTGCCTACGTTGCGGAAGTTTGTGCGGGATAACCCGCTTTGTGCGCTGGTGACGGGAGGTGCGAAGGGGATGGTGGCCTCACATATTCCGATGGTGCTGCATGAGGAGGCAGGCGGGTTTGGAGTGCTGCGTGGACATGTGGCTCGGGCGAATCCGCAGTGGAAGGAGTTTGCGGCGGGTGAGGAGGCGTTGGGGATCTTTACGGGACCGCAACACTACATCTCGGCTTCCTGGTATCCGGAGAAACTGACGCATGGGCGGGAGGTTCCGACGTGGAACTACGTGGCGGTTCATGCTTATGGGCCGCTGCGTGCGGTTGAAGATCCGGCCTGGCTGCTGGAGCATCTGCGGACACTGACAGATGAGAATGAGGTGATTGCGGCGGTGCCGTGGAAGGTCGCGGATGCGCCGACAGAGTTCATTGCGAAGCTGTGCGGCGGGATTGTGGGGCTGGAGATGCAGGTGGTGCGCGTGGAAGGGAAGTGGAAGGTGAGCCAGAACCGGAATGAGCGGGATGCGGCTGGAGTGATGGAGGGGCTGGATGGGTTGGGGACGGCGGAGGCGAAGGTGATGCGGGAGTTGGTGGAGGCGCGGCGTCCGCTGGTGTGA
- the alaC gene encoding alanine transaminase, with the protein MRDDFPRIQRLPPYVFNITGELKAAARKRGEDIIDFGMGNPDGATPSHIVEKMIEAARKQQTHRYSLSKGIPRLRKAICNWYKQRFDVDLDPATEAIMTIGSKEGIAHLCLAVLDKGDTVLVPNPSYPIHIYGPVIAGADVLSVPITTSTEDFLNHIQDVIPRMTPRPKVLIVNFPANPTAQCVDLPFFEKLVAICREYGIWLVHDLAYADIAFDGYKPPSVMQVPGAKDIAVEFFTLSKSYNMPGWRVGFMVGNPELVGALSRIKSYFDYGTFTPIQVASILALEGPQDCVKQICDNYRSRRDVLVHGLNKLGWPVDMPKATMFAWAKIPEQYSHLKSLEFSKLVLEQAKVAISPGIGFGEYGDDFVRFSLIENEARTRQALRGLKDMFTRD; encoded by the coding sequence ATGAGAGACGATTTCCCCAGAATCCAGCGCCTCCCGCCCTACGTCTTCAACATCACCGGCGAGCTCAAAGCCGCCGCCCGTAAACGCGGGGAAGACATCATCGACTTCGGCATGGGCAATCCCGACGGAGCCACCCCCTCCCACATCGTCGAAAAGATGATTGAGGCCGCGCGCAAGCAGCAGACTCACCGCTACTCCCTCTCCAAGGGCATTCCCCGTCTCCGCAAGGCAATCTGCAACTGGTACAAGCAGCGCTTTGACGTAGACCTCGACCCCGCCACGGAAGCCATCATGACCATCGGCTCCAAGGAGGGCATTGCCCACCTTTGCCTCGCCGTGCTGGATAAAGGTGACACGGTCCTAGTCCCCAACCCCAGCTACCCCATCCACATCTACGGCCCCGTCATCGCCGGAGCGGACGTCCTCAGCGTCCCCATCACCACCTCCACCGAGGACTTCCTCAACCACATTCAGGACGTCATCCCCCGCATGACCCCTCGGCCCAAGGTCCTCATCGTCAACTTCCCCGCCAACCCCACCGCCCAGTGCGTCGACCTCCCCTTCTTTGAAAAGCTCGTCGCCATCTGCAGGGAGTACGGCATCTGGCTCGTCCATGACCTCGCCTACGCGGACATCGCCTTCGACGGCTACAAACCGCCCAGCGTCATGCAGGTCCCCGGCGCCAAGGACATCGCCGTCGAGTTCTTCACCCTCTCCAAGAGCTACAACATGCCCGGCTGGCGTGTCGGCTTCATGGTCGGCAACCCCGAGCTCGTCGGAGCCCTCTCCCGCATCAAGAGCTATTTCGACTACGGCACCTTCACCCCCATCCAGGTCGCCTCCATTCTCGCCCTTGAGGGCCCCCAGGACTGCGTCAAGCAGATCTGCGACAACTATCGCTCCCGCCGCGACGTCCTCGTTCACGGCCTCAACAAGCTCGGATGGCCCGTCGACATGCCCAAAGCCACCATGTTCGCCTGGGCCAAAATTCCGGAGCAGTACAGTCACCTCAAGTCCCTCGAGTTCTCAAAGCTCGTATTGGAGCAGGCAAAAGTGGCCATCAGCCCCGGAATCGGCTTCGGAGAGTACGGCGATGACTTCGTCCGCTTCTCCCTCATCGAAAACGAGGCCCGCACCCGCCAGGCCCTCCGTGGTCTTAAAGACATGTTCACCCGAGACTGA
- a CDS encoding helix-turn-helix domain-containing protein → METHNELGEKQFLIGLNPGPPPDYVAHDYSDYSVYTAEQHRSVWERHTHDCTQITVAMSPAQVRGEWQGANGHIERREMNGDMAWIVPPNIPHVIHFDRPATLIHLYLTESFFHKMVENAPESVELSLVPSILVRDNFLVELAHSLHRESQYGKLSPLFTDSIATLTATHLVRSYSNTTRSVPAFRGGMGPSRERRVLSYIAEHLNESITLEELARVAEISPNYLIALFRQSMGMTPHKYVVQTRVEHARTLLKQRDLPLLEIAHRCGFQDQSQFTTVFRRYSGLTPGQFRRSL, encoded by the coding sequence GTGGAAACACATAACGAGCTCGGCGAGAAGCAGTTCCTCATCGGCCTGAACCCCGGTCCGCCGCCCGACTACGTCGCCCACGACTACTCCGATTACAGCGTCTACACCGCAGAACAGCACCGCTCTGTCTGGGAGCGCCACACCCACGACTGCACCCAGATCACCGTAGCCATGAGCCCCGCCCAGGTCCGCGGCGAGTGGCAAGGCGCCAACGGTCACATCGAACGCCGCGAAATGAACGGCGACATGGCCTGGATCGTCCCACCCAACATCCCCCACGTCATCCACTTCGACCGCCCCGCCACCCTCATCCACCTCTACCTCACCGAGTCGTTCTTCCACAAAATGGTCGAAAACGCCCCGGAATCCGTAGAATTATCACTGGTCCCCTCCATTCTCGTACGCGATAACTTCCTCGTCGAACTCGCCCACTCCCTCCACCGCGAAAGCCAGTACGGCAAGCTCTCTCCCCTCTTCACAGACTCCATCGCCACCCTCACGGCCACCCATCTGGTCCGCTCGTACAGCAACACCACTCGCAGCGTACCCGCCTTTCGCGGAGGCATGGGCCCCAGCCGCGAGCGCCGTGTCCTCTCCTACATCGCAGAGCATCTCAACGAATCCATCACCCTCGAAGAACTAGCCCGCGTAGCCGAGATTAGCCCCAACTACCTCATCGCTCTATTCCGTCAGTCAATGGGCATGACCCCCCACAAGTACGTCGTCCAGACCCGCGTAGAACACGCCCGCACCCTGCTCAAACAACGCGATCTCCCCCTCCTCGAGATCGCCCACCGCTGTGGCTTTCAGGACCAGAGCCAGTTCACCACCGTTTTTCGCCGATACTCCGGCCTCACCCCAGGCCAGTTCCGCCGCTCACTCTAA